From the genome of Hathewaya histolytica, one region includes:
- the fliQ gene encoding flagellar biosynthesis protein FliQ — translation MSENMIISILKDALTTGILISAPILITATVVGLIIAILQATTQIQEQTLTFVPKILVAALVGLLCSGWMLHKSLDFTKRIFEIIANITK, via the coding sequence ATGTCTGAAAATATGATTATTTCGATTTTAAAAGATGCACTTACTACGGGAATTCTAATTTCCGCACCAATACTAATTACAGCCACTGTAGTTGGACTTATAATTGCTATTTTGCAGGCTACCACTCAAATACAAGAGCAAACCTTGACTTTTGTTCCTAAAATACTTGTGGCAGCTTTAGTTGGACTTTTATGTAGTGGATGGATGTTACATAAGTCTTTAGATTTTACTAAAAGAATATTTGAAATAATAGCAAATATTACAAAATAG